Proteins from a single region of Streptomyces griseiscabiei:
- a CDS encoding DUF5995 family protein, producing MAQLEHFTNSVDSSTESVDTVVSRMRAIDALLPDGDGIAVFNRVYLTVTEDIDRRLDAGHFPDAEAAITLDVLFAERYLRVAEGGGAPACWRPLLQFRRHPGVRPLQFALCGINAHIGHDLALAVVDTCRTLGCEPADLEDEFEHVGDVLVSLEERIREELMPGPDLLQIADPLTHLLSAWSLERAREATWSSARALWALRGLPALAEEFARHLDAAVGLTGRMLLTPLPE from the coding sequence ATGGCGCAGTTGGAACATTTCACCAATTCTGTGGACTCGTCCACCGAGTCAGTGGACACGGTCGTCTCCCGTATGCGCGCCATCGACGCGCTCCTGCCGGACGGGGACGGGATCGCCGTCTTCAACCGTGTCTATCTGACCGTCACGGAGGACATCGACCGGCGGCTGGACGCCGGTCACTTCCCGGACGCCGAGGCCGCGATCACCCTGGACGTGCTCTTCGCCGAGCGGTATCTGCGGGTCGCCGAGGGCGGTGGCGCGCCCGCCTGCTGGCGGCCCCTGCTGCAGTTCCGGCGCCATCCCGGGGTACGGCCGCTGCAGTTCGCCCTCTGCGGCATCAATGCGCACATCGGGCACGATCTCGCGCTGGCCGTCGTGGACACCTGTCGTACGCTCGGCTGCGAACCGGCCGATCTGGAGGACGAGTTCGAGCATGTGGGCGATGTCCTCGTGTCGCTGGAGGAACGTATCCGCGAGGAGTTGATGCCGGGTCCCGATCTCCTCCAGATCGCCGATCCGCTGACGCATCTGCTCAGCGCGTGGAGCCTGGAGCGCGCCCGTGAGGCCACGTGGTCCTCCGCCCGCGCGCTGTGGGCGCTGCGCGGACTGCCCGCTCTCGCCGAGGAGTTCGCCCGCCATCTGGACGCGGCGGTGGGGCTGACGGGCCGCATGCTGCTGACGCCCCTGCCCGAGTGA
- a CDS encoding flavin monoamine oxidase family protein, whose product MTSTVPNAIEHADEQQPPITMFGPDFPYAYDDFLAHPAGLGQIPATEHGTEVAVIGGGLSGIVAAYELMKMGLKPVVYEADRIGGRLRTVGFEGCDPALTAEMGAMRFPPSSTALQHYIDLAGLETRPFPNPLAETTPSTVVDLKGESHYAETIDDLPQVYRDVAAAWNACLEEGADFSDMNRALRERDVPRIREIWAKLVERLDNQTFYGFLCDSEAFKSFRHREIFGQVGFGTGGWDTDFPNSILEILRVVYTEADDHHRGIVGGSQQLPLRLWEREPEKIVHWPYGTSLKSLHALGEPRPAVTRLHRTAGNRITVTDAAGDIRTYQAAVFTAQSWMLLSKIACDDSLFPIDHWTAIERTHYMESSKLFVPVDRPFWLDKAVDDKGDPTGRDVMSMTLTDRMTRGTYLLDDGPDKPAVICLSYTWCDDSLKWLPLSANERMEVMLKSLGEIYPKVDIRSHIIGSPVTVSWENEPYFMGAFKANLPGHYRYQRRLFTHFMQDRLPEDKRGIFLAGDDISWTAGWAEGAIQTALNAVWGVMHHFGGATDATNPGPGDVYDEIAPVELPED is encoded by the coding sequence ATGACGTCCACCGTGCCCAACGCCATCGAGCACGCAGACGAGCAGCAGCCGCCGATCACCATGTTCGGTCCGGACTTCCCGTACGCGTACGACGACTTCCTCGCCCACCCGGCGGGCCTCGGCCAGATACCGGCGACCGAGCACGGCACCGAGGTCGCGGTGATCGGCGGCGGTCTGTCCGGCATCGTGGCGGCGTACGAGCTGATGAAGATGGGGCTCAAGCCGGTCGTGTACGAGGCCGACCGGATCGGCGGGCGGCTGCGGACCGTCGGGTTCGAGGGGTGCGATCCGGCGCTCACCGCCGAGATGGGGGCGATGCGGTTCCCGCCGTCCTCCACCGCGCTCCAGCACTACATCGACCTGGCGGGCCTGGAGACCAGGCCCTTCCCGAACCCCCTCGCCGAGACGACGCCCTCGACCGTCGTCGACCTCAAGGGCGAGTCCCACTACGCCGAGACGATCGACGACCTGCCGCAGGTCTACCGGGACGTCGCCGCCGCCTGGAACGCCTGTCTCGAAGAGGGCGCCGACTTCTCCGACATGAACCGGGCCCTGCGCGAGCGGGACGTGCCCCGCATCCGGGAGATCTGGGCGAAGCTCGTCGAGCGGCTCGACAACCAGACCTTCTACGGCTTCCTGTGTGACTCCGAGGCCTTCAAGTCCTTCCGGCACCGCGAGATCTTCGGGCAGGTCGGCTTCGGCACGGGCGGCTGGGACACCGACTTCCCCAATTCCATCCTGGAGATCCTGCGGGTCGTCTACACCGAGGCCGACGACCACCACCGCGGCATCGTCGGCGGCAGCCAGCAGCTCCCGCTGCGGCTGTGGGAGCGCGAGCCGGAGAAGATCGTGCACTGGCCGTACGGGACCTCCCTGAAGTCCCTGCACGCCCTGGGCGAGCCCCGGCCCGCCGTGACCCGGCTGCACCGGACCGCCGGCAACCGGATCACCGTGACGGACGCCGCCGGTGACATCCGTACGTACCAGGCGGCGGTCTTCACCGCCCAGTCCTGGATGCTGCTGTCGAAGATCGCCTGCGACGACTCGCTCTTCCCGATCGACCACTGGACCGCCATCGAGCGCACCCACTACATGGAGTCCAGCAAGCTCTTCGTCCCCGTCGACCGGCCGTTCTGGCTCGACAAGGCCGTCGACGACAAGGGAGACCCGACCGGGCGGGACGTGATGTCGATGACGCTCACCGACCGGATGACGCGCGGGACGTACCTCCTCGACGACGGCCCGGACAAGCCGGCCGTCATCTGCCTCTCCTACACCTGGTGCGACGACAGCCTCAAGTGGCTGCCGCTGTCCGCGAACGAGCGGATGGAGGTCATGCTGAAGTCGCTCGGCGAGATCTACCCCAAGGTCGACATCCGCAGCCACATCATCGGCAGCCCGGTGACCGTCTCCTGGGAGAACGAGCCCTACTTCATGGGCGCGTTCAAGGCCAACCTGCCCGGCCACTACCGCTACCAGCGCCGCCTGTTCACCCACTTCATGCAGGACCGGCTGCCCGAGGACAAGCGGGGCATCTTCCTCGCCGGCGACGACATCTCCTGGACGGCGGGCTGGGCCGAGGGCGCGATCCAGACCGCGCTCAACGCGGTCTGGGGCGTCATGCACCACTTCGGCGGCGCCACGGACGCGACCAACCCCGGCCCCGGGGACGTCTACGACGAGATCGCGCCCGTCGAACTCCCGGAGGACTAG
- a CDS encoding LLM class F420-dependent oxidoreductase — protein sequence MALRLGLALPQMRQYDIGKDVPDVARAAEDIGYDSLWVFERALFPEPPSQGLYGLEGLPWPDHYRHVAEPLVTLTLAAAVTERARLGTSLIAPLHVPFQLAKSLASLDAASGGRVVAGLGTGWSLDEYAAAAVRPFEERGQVLEELIGVCRAVWGPDPVSYDGRITKITSAVVGPKPRRPIPILLSGSTARARRRLVDHADGWLPVGLGVDELAAQWRQLRALAAERRRIGPLRSVLRVNVQYQTKPYEGTDRHPFQGNAEQLAEDLASHAAIGLDEIFLDLQYGLRDAGELKDVAAEVYAAARAAGV from the coding sequence ATGGCGTTACGGCTCGGGCTCGCCCTTCCCCAGATGCGGCAGTACGACATCGGAAAGGACGTGCCCGACGTGGCGCGGGCGGCCGAGGACATCGGCTACGACAGCCTGTGGGTCTTCGAACGGGCCCTGTTCCCGGAACCACCGTCGCAGGGTCTGTACGGCCTGGAGGGGCTGCCCTGGCCGGACCACTACCGGCATGTGGCCGAGCCGCTCGTCACGCTCACCCTGGCCGCGGCGGTCACCGAGCGGGCCCGGCTGGGCACCAGCCTGATCGCCCCGCTGCACGTGCCGTTCCAACTCGCCAAGTCGCTCGCCTCGTTGGACGCGGCGAGCGGCGGCCGGGTGGTCGCGGGCCTCGGCACCGGCTGGTCCCTCGACGAGTACGCGGCGGCGGCCGTCCGGCCCTTCGAGGAGCGCGGCCAGGTGCTGGAGGAGCTGATCGGGGTCTGCCGCGCGGTCTGGGGCCCGGACCCGGTGTCGTACGACGGCAGGATCACGAAGATCACGTCCGCCGTGGTCGGCCCCAAGCCCCGCCGGCCGATCCCCATCCTGCTGTCGGGGTCCACCGCGCGCGCCCGGCGGCGGCTCGTCGACCACGCCGACGGCTGGCTGCCGGTCGGGCTGGGCGTCGACGAACTGGCCGCCCAGTGGCGTCAGTTGCGCGCTCTGGCCGCCGAGCGCCGCCGTATCGGACCGCTGCGCTCGGTGCTGCGGGTCAACGTCCAGTACCAGACCAAGCCCTACGAGGGCACCGACCGCCACCCCTTCCAGGGCAACGCGGAGCAGCTCGCCGAGGATCTCGCCTCCCATGCCGCGATCGGCCTCGACGAGATCTTCCTCGACCTGCAGTACGGCCTGCGGGACGCCGGCGAACTCAAGGACGTGGCCGCCGAGGTGTACGCCGCGGCACGGGCGGCCGGAGTGTAG